One stretch of Arachis hypogaea cultivar Tifrunner chromosome 20, arahy.Tifrunner.gnm2.J5K5, whole genome shotgun sequence DNA includes these proteins:
- the LOC112784331 gene encoding uncharacterized protein produces the protein MSYLSGRRRSGDDTVDDWDEYDPTPYGGGYDISLTYGRPFPPSDETCYPISGSSEAFDYDRPQYSSNSEPSAYGDEAQATEYSSYARPKPRPAPAGGASGYTGGSGYDRPSPDYGRRPDNEDSGSGYGSGYGRKPASEYGSGYGGNKQESEYGSGYGRKQESEYGSGYGRKQESEYGSGYGGNKEESEYGSGYGRKQESGYGSGYGGNKEESEYGSGYGRKQESEYGSGYGGNRQESEYGSGYGRKQESEYGSSYGGRKEESEYGSGYGRKQESEYGSGYGGRKEESEYGSGYGGRKEESQYSSGYGGSKQESEYGSGYGGRKQESEYGSGYGGGRKQESEYGSSEYGSGYDVSRKQESEYGSGYGGGRRQESKYGRKNEEENVSYGTSEYEEKPSYGYGRSEEEGYRKPSYGGEEGEESFGRKKYGDDSDDDDDEKKKHRNRHHHRYGDD, from the exons ATGTCGTACCTCAGTGGAAGAAGACGCAGCGGCGACGACACCGTCGACGACTGGGACGAGTACGATCCCACCCCTTACGGCGGCGGCTACGACATCAGCCTCACCTATGGCCGTCCCTTCCCTCCCTCCGATGAGACCTGCTACCCAATCTCCGGTTCCTCCGAGGCCTTCGACTACGATCGCCCTCAATACTCCTCTAACTCCGAACCCTCCGCTTACGGTGACGAGGCCCAAGCCACCGAGTACAGCAGCTATGCCCGCCCTAAGCCCCGTCCTGCCCCCGCCGGCGGAGCCTCTGGATACACCGGAGGATCGGGTTATGATCGGCCATCTCCAGACTACGGCAGAAGACCCGACAATGAGGATTCCGGGTCAGGATACGGATCCGGTTATGGTAGGAAGCCAGCATCTGAATACGGATCTGGATATGGTGGTAACAAGCAAGAGTCTGAATATGGATCCGGCTATGGTAGGAAGCAAGAGTCTGAATATGGATCCGGTTATGGTAGGAAGCAAGAATCTGAATATGGTTCTGGCTATGGTGGTAACAAGGAAGAGTCAGAATATGGATCCGGTTATGGCAGGAAGCAAGAATCTGGATATGGTTCTGGCTATGGTGGTAACAAAGAAGAGTCTGAATATGGTTCCGGCTATGGTAGGAAGCAGGAATCTGAATATGGATCTGGCTATGGTGGTAACAGACAAGAGTCTGAATATGGATCTGGTTATGGTAGGAAGCAAGAGTCCGAATATGGATCCAGCTATGGTGGTAGGAAGGAAGAGTCTGAGTATGGATCAGGTTATGGTAGGAAGCAAGAATCTGAATACGGATCAGGTTATGGTGGTAGAAAGGAGGAATCAGAATATGGTTCTGGTTATGGTGGTAGGAAGGAAGAGTCACAATACAGCTCTGGTTATGGTGGTAGCAAGCAGGAGTCGGAATATGGTTCTGGCTATGGTGGTAGGAAGCAGGAGTCTGAGTATGGATCGGGATATGGTGGTGGTAGGAAGCAGGAATCTGAGTATGGATCCTCCGAGTATGGATCCGGGTATGATGTCAGCCGGAAACAGGAATCTGAATATGGATCCGGGTACGGTGGTGGACGGAGACAGGAATCTAAATATGGGAGGAAGAATGAGGAGGAGAATGTCAGTTATGGGACGAGTGAGTACGAGGAGAAGCCAAGCTATGGTTATGGCCGCTCTGAGGAAGAGGGGTACCGTAAGCCCAGCTATGGCGGCGAAGAGGGCGAAGAGAGCTTTGGACGCAAGAAATAT GGAGAtgactctgatgatgatgatgatgagaagaagaagCATCGCAACAGGCATCATCATCGCTATGGTGATGATTAA
- the LOC112783922 gene encoding protein FAR1-RELATED SEQUENCE 5-like, whose amino-acid sequence MLTFVQDVPKVGMCFGTLDDANQFYQNYAKRVGFVIKIRFTRRVGKDKVPKNQMITCNREGKRKSRVSPIEKTNSRTNYNFPARISIRLNKEGLWVISKVCLDHSHPCDPEMAKLLTPNREMNMYMCRVIERNDEAGVRPSKTSQVLVDEMGDFSKISLMEKDVRNYFSRKVRNVTEEMDARKMLKYFTRIKDMNSDFYFNLELDQIKRFKTIFWAEARSRAAYEYFGDVVSFDTTYKTNRYNMLFGSFVGLNHHGNLVLLGCGLMTKENFGSFTWLFNAWLRCMHGKAPKSQCLGMRAGIENVMPGHVIGYAFDTL is encoded by the coding sequence ATGCTTACTTTTGTACAAGATGTGCCCAAGGTTGGCATGTGTTTTGGAACCCTTGATGATGCAAATCAATTTTATCAGAATTATGCCAAGCGCGTTGGTTTTGTTATTAAGATAAGGTTTACCCGAAGAGTTGGTAAAGATAAGGTTCCTAAGAATCAAATGATCACTTGCAATAGGGAAGGAAAACGCAAGTCTAGAGTTTCACCAATAGAAAAGACCAACTCTAGAACCAACTACAATTTCCCCGCGAGGATTTCTATTAGGTTGAATAAGGAGGGTCTTTGGGTTATATCCAAGGTGTGTTTGGATCATTCACATCCTTGTGATCCGGAGATGGCAAAATTGTTGACACCTAATAGAGAGATGAATATGTACATGTGTCGAGTCATTGAGAGGAATGATGAAGCAGGCGTGAGACCAAGCAAAACATCTCAAGTGTTGGTGGATGAAATGGGAGATTTCTCTAAGATAAGCTTAATGGAAAAAGATGTTAGGAACTATTTCAGTAGAAAGGTACGCAATGTTACGGAAGAAATGGATGCTAGGAAGATGTTGAAGTATTTTACACGGATAAAGGATATGAActctgatttttattttaatcttgaacttgatcaaatCAAGCGTTTCAAAACTATATTTTGGGCTGAAGCTCGAAGTAGAGCAGCATACGAGTACTTTGGTGATGTAGTTTCGTTTGATACTACTTATAAAACTAATCGTTACAATATGCTATTTGGTTCCTTTGTGGGGCTTAATCACCATGGTAACTTAGTGCTTCTTGGGTGTGGTTTAATGACTAAGGAAAATTTCGGCTCGTTTACTTGGTTATTTAATGCTTGGCTTAGATGTATGCATGGAAAGGCGCCTAAAAGCCAATGCCTCGGAATGCGAGCTGGAATTGAGAATGTGATGCCAGGACACGTCATAGGTTATGCATTTGACACActttga